The sequence GGAATCTACGCCTTCGGCCCGCGACAGGCCGACGCACGGATCGAGACGGACAAGGCCTTCCAGCGGGAGTTCATGGCCGAACACGATATCACGGGAACGCCCGCGTTCGCCACCTTCGAAGCGCGCGACCCTGCCGCGGCGTACGTCGAGTCGGTCGACGGCGACGTCGCCGTCAAACCCCGCGGACTCACCGGTGGCAAGGGTGTCCGGGTGACCGGCGATCAGCTATCGAAGCCCGAGGCCGCCGCCTACATCCGTGAGAGCGACTACGAGGAATGGGTCATCGAGGAGCGCCTCGTCGGCGAGGAGTTCACGGTTCAGGCGTTCGTGGCCAACGGCGACGTACGGGTGACCCCGGCGGTCCAGGATCACAAACGCGCCTACGAGGGCGACGAGGGGCCCAACACCGGCGGTATGGGAAGCTACTCCGACGCCAGGTTCGCCCTCCCCTTCATGACCGACGCGGAGTACGACGCAGCGGTCGATATCATCGAGGAGACGGTCGACGCCCTCGAGGACTATCGCGGAATCCTCTACGGGCAGTTCATGCTCACGACCGAGGGACCGAAGGTCGTCGAGTTCAACGCGCGGTTCGGCGACCCCGAGGCGATGAATACGTTGCCCATCCTGGAGACGGACTTTCTCGACGTGCTCCGCGCGGCCCGCGACGGCGAACCGCTCCCCGACCTGGCCTTCGCCGCGCAGGCGACCGTCTGCAAGTACGCCGTGCCAGCGGGCTATCCGACGGACCCCGAGGCTGGCGCGAGGGTCGCGCTCGACGAGGCGTCCGTGGGCGATGGGTTGCTCTTCTACGCCTCCGTCGACGAACGCGACGACAGTATCTTCACGACGACGTCACGCTCGTTTGCGGTCGTCGGCGTTGCGGACACCATCGCGGCGGCCGAGGACATCGCCGCCGATGCACTCTCCGACGTCGACGAGGGGTTCCACGTCCGCCACGATATCGGAACGGACGAACTCGTCCAGTCCCGCATCGAGCACATGGCCGAACTCCGCGGCGAGTAACCCGGCAAGCCCCCCTTCTAAGTAGGTGGTCGCCGTAGAAACCGCCATGGCAGATGAAGTAACCGACCTGCTGCGCGAAGCGTACGCTGACGAGATAGAGACGGTCATGAACTACATGGCCAACTCCATCGTCCTGGACGGCGTCCGTGCCGAGGAGATCAAAGAATCGCTCCAGGCGGACATCCAGGAGGAACTCGGTCACGCACAGCAACTCGGCGAGCGGCTCAAGCAACTCGACGAGGCGCCACCGGGGTCGATGGATTTCGAAGCCCGCCAGGAGAGTCTTCAGCCCCCGGCCGATACGACCGACGTGATCTCCGTCATCGACGGGGTCGTCGAGGCCGAGGAGGGCGCCATCGCGACGTATCGATCGTTGATCACGGCGGCCGAAGAAGCCGACGACCCGGTCACCGAGGACCTCGCCGTTACCCTCCTCGCGGACGAGGAAGCCCACCGGACGGAGTTCCGCGGCTTCCGCAAGGAGTACGCCGCCGACTGATCGGTCGGCATTCCGAACCGCTTTTTCTCGACTCCCCCACCATCTACAATATGAACACGACACTCGCCGTGCTCGCCCTGGTGACCGGAACGGTCGCCGGAGCCGTCTTCGCGTACCTCCAGGTCCCGATTCCGGCTCCGCCGACCCTCTCGGGGCTGCTCGGTATCGTCGGCATCTACCTGGGGTACAAGATCGTGCAGGCCATGGGTATCGGCTTCGACCTGCTCGGTGCGCTGGGACTGTAGGGCTTGCAGGCGTCACATCGACATCGCCGCGAGACGGAGTGACGCACACCAGCCGGGTTCGTCCCGCGCTGTTCTCACAGGATGGTCAGGGGTGGCCGCGGCTTCGTAGATAAACGCTCGGCTGTGAAGCCGGGGACGAGCGGTCGGACGCATCACTCCTCCCCGATCGTGGGCCGTCGATCGGAGGATTTCCCCGGGTGAAAAGAAGGGGGTCTCCGGTGGCCTCCGTAATCGATGGGCTACATATAGAGGAGGATTCCGACCGGCAGGATGTATGTGAGTGCCAACCAATGATGGGGTATGCCGAAGTTCGGATACCTCTTACCGACACGGGAAATCGTCCTCTCGAGCGAGAACGAGACGTCGCTCACCGCGAAGACCGAGACGGAAGTGATCGGTCTCGCTCGACGCGCCGAGGCGCTGGGAATTGACGGGGTGTGGGTCGGCGACAGCGTCCTCGCGAAACCACGTCTCGAACCCCTCTCGACACTGGCGGCCATCGCTAGCGTGACCGACGCCGTCGACCTCGGAACCGCCGTGTATCTCCCGACCCTTCGGAACCCGGTCCACGTCGCCCATCTCACCGCGACGATCGATCAGATCAGCGGGGGACGGCTGGGCCTAGGCATCGGCGTCGGCATCGGGGCCGACGTCCAGCGAGAGTACGAGAACCTCGGGATCGACTTCGACACCCGTGGGGCCAGGATGGACGAGTTGCTCGAAATCGTGAACGGACTGTGGGAGGGTGACCCAGTGAGCTTCGCGGGCGAGTTCTTCGATCTGGAGCAAGCGAGTATCGGCTTCGGGCCGACCCGCAAACCGCCGATCTACATCCCAACGGCGGCGTTCGATCCGTCCGAGGGATTCCCCATCTCGATCCGTGATCGACTCCTCAGCTACGGGGACGGATGGCTTCCGATCGGGGTCTCGCCGCCAGCCTACGAAGCGTCCCTGGACAGAATCCACTCGTTGCTCCGCGAGGCCGATCGGAACCCGGACAGCTTCGAGCCTGCGGTGTATCTCGATATGGTCATCAGCGAGACGGAAGCCGACGCGCTCGAGGAGGTACGGTCGTTCTACGAGCGGTATTACCCGGAACGGGACCGGCTCACGGACGAGGCGATCCAGGCCCGGGGCGCCTTCGGACCACCCGAAGACGTGGCAAACACCATCGACGCGTACGAGGACGCGGGGGTCGAGAACGTGATCGTTCGGTTCACGACGCGGGATCAGCGCACCCAGTTACGCCGCTTTGCGGACGTCGTTCGCTGCGGCTCCAGCAGATACTGACGGGTGGGGGCGCTCTCGTCCGCCGGGAGTTCATTGTTCGTGGACCGTTACATCGAGATCGGCTCCCGCGATGTCGACGGTCAGCATCGTCCTGGCGGTGGCGGGTGCTGCACCGGTACAGCTCCCCGGATTGAGGAGTCGGATTCCATCGACTGTCGTGTCCACCACCTCGTGGGTGTGCCCGGCGACACCGATGGCGTCCTCGCCACCCTCCTCGCGAACGATCCTCGCGACGCGTTCCTCGTACTCGTGGAGACTTCCGGTCCCGTGGGTCACGACGAACGTCCGGTCCTCGACCTCGAGGGTCCCCACGGAGGGCAGGTCGAGGTTCTGCGGGTCCATATTGCCGACCACTGCGGTCAGATTTCCGTCGGCGAGGTCGGTGAGGTCCTCGTGAACTGCTGCCGTCGTGAAGTCGCCGGCGTGAATGACGTGGTCGGCGCTGCGGAGGTGCTCCCTGAACGAGTCCGGAATCGCATCCGCTCGTTCCGGTATGTGCGTGTCGCTGACGACCGCAAGTCGAGCCATGGTCGTCTGTTTGGTCTCGGTCGGAATAATCGCTGGGGCGTGAGATATTCCGCAGACTCGACGATTGGAAGCGGGGAGCCCAGTCGGGCGCGTGGGTTGGGCGTAGCCGTCCCCTGGGAACCTACTACACCGTCTCCCGTGTCCGGAGTGCGTCCGCCACCGCCGCGGCTGCCCCGTCGATGTCTCCCTCGTTCTCGACGAGTCTGACCGGCGCGTCGACGTTGACCGCGTATTCGAAGGCCGCCGTTCGATTGATATCCTGCTCGAACTCGATGGTTCGCACCGTTGCATCGCCGTATTCGCGGTCGGCCTCCGTTCGGCGGTCGAATATCGTCTCCGGCGCGGCCTCGACGAGAACGAACTGCCCAGGATTCACGTCGCGAAGGACCGCATCGGGAAATCCGTGGAGGTACCCGGCGTCCGTCTCGACCGCCAGATGGGTCGTCAGTAGTATCTCCGCGGTCTCGGCGCTGTCGGCCACGTACTCGCCGGCACGTCGCTGGAGCCGTCTCGTCTGTCGTCGGGTGAGCGTGCCCAGTTCCGACCGCCTGCTCGCCCAGTCCCGCGTGGCGGCGTGTTCCAACATCACGTCGCCGAAGTTGATCAGCTTGTACTCTTCGTCGAGTTCTCGTCGCGCGCGCTCGCTGATGCTCGTGAGTCCGACACCGGGAACACCCGAGAGGAGGGTGACGCTCATCAGAAGACCTCCTCCTCTTCGCCCTCTCCCTTCGGGGTGCTTCCCCGATCGTCGTAGAACTTCCTACCGATGAATTCGTCACTGACGAACGTCATCAACGCGTCGTAGAGCTCGTCTGCCGACCGGTACTGTTCGTTCGAAGTTCG is a genomic window of Halanaeroarchaeum sp. HSR-CO containing:
- the purD gene encoding phosphoribosylamine--glycine ligase, which encodes MSDSVLLVGGGGREHAIARALADAELYACASNRNPGIASIAADFETLDETDASSVVEYAESVDASLAVIGPEAALQAGVVDALEDAGIYAFGPRQADARIETDKAFQREFMAEHDITGTPAFATFEARDPAAAYVESVDGDVAVKPRGLTGGKGVRVTGDQLSKPEAAAYIRESDYEEWVIEERLVGEEFTVQAFVANGDVRVTPAVQDHKRAYEGDEGPNTGGMGSYSDARFALPFMTDAEYDAAVDIIEETVDALEDYRGILYGQFMLTTEGPKVVEFNARFGDPEAMNTLPILETDFLDVLRAARDGEPLPDLAFAAQATVCKYAVPAGYPTDPEAGARVALDEASVGDGLLFYASVDERDDSIFTTTSRSFAVVGVADTIAAAEDIAADALSDVDEGFHVRHDIGTDELVQSRIEHMAELRGE
- a CDS encoding LLM class flavin-dependent oxidoreductase is translated as MPKFGYLLPTREIVLSSENETSLTAKTETEVIGLARRAEALGIDGVWVGDSVLAKPRLEPLSTLAAIASVTDAVDLGTAVYLPTLRNPVHVAHLTATIDQISGGRLGLGIGVGIGADVQREYENLGIDFDTRGARMDELLEIVNGLWEGDPVSFAGEFFDLEQASIGFGPTRKPPIYIPTAAFDPSEGFPISIRDRLLSYGDGWLPIGVSPPAYEASLDRIHSLLREADRNPDSFEPAVYLDMVISETEADALEEVRSFYERYYPERDRLTDEAIQARGAFGPPEDVANTIDAYEDAGVENVIVRFTTRDQRTQLRRFADVVRCGSSRY
- a CDS encoding metallophosphoesterase family protein; amino-acid sequence: MARLAVVSDTHIPERADAIPDSFREHLRSADHVIHAGDFTTAAVHEDLTDLADGNLTAVVGNMDPQNLDLPSVGTLEVEDRTFVVTHGTGSLHEYEERVARIVREEGGEDAIGVAGHTHEVVDTTVDGIRLLNPGSCTGAAPATARTMLTVDIAGADLDVTVHEQ
- a CDS encoding XapX domain-containing protein, giving the protein MNTTLAVLALVTGTVAGAVFAYLQVPIPAPPTLSGLLGIVGIYLGYKIVQAMGIGFDLLGALGL
- a CDS encoding adenylate kinase, with the protein product MSVTLLSGVPGVGLTSISERARRELDEEYKLINFGDVMLEHAATRDWASRRSELGTLTRRQTRRLQRRAGEYVADSAETAEILLTTHLAVETDAGYLHGFPDAVLRDVNPGQFVLVEAAPETIFDRRTEADREYGDATVRTIEFEQDINRTAAFEYAVNVDAPVRLVENEGDIDGAAAAVADALRTRETV
- a CDS encoding ferritin-like domain-containing protein, which translates into the protein MADEVTDLLREAYADEIETVMNYMANSIVLDGVRAEEIKESLQADIQEELGHAQQLGERLKQLDEAPPGSMDFEARQESLQPPADTTDVISVIDGVVEAEEGAIATYRSLITAAEEADDPVTEDLAVTLLADEEAHRTEFRGFRKEYAAD